A genomic segment from Alteribacillus bidgolensis encodes:
- a CDS encoding acetyl-CoA carboxylase biotin carboxylase subunit, giving the protein MFRKVLIANRGEIACRIVRACEELGIISAAVYSEADHQAEHVKMADEAYLIGPAPVKESYLNIHSILQAAKDAGADAVHPGYGLLSENADFAKKCEREDITFIGPSPESMELMGDKISARKAMKNAEIPIIPGINQRVESVEAALKDAEQIGYPVMLKASAGGGGIGMQKVNNEKELRKAFEGNKKRASDFFGNGTLYIEKIIEHARHVEIQILADQHGNVIHLGERDCSIQRRNQKVLEESPSPFINAATRQKMGEAAIKAAEHIGYRNAGTIEFLVDDQQQFYFLEMNTRLQVEHPVTEEVTNVDIVQWQLRVASGEILHITQDSIIQNGHALEARIYAEDPSNFFPSPGKITALTLPRGEHIRHECGVREGIVVTPHYDPMIAKIITTGKDRHESINQMISALNNYHVEGIKTNIPMILEVLNHQDFKQGQTTTAFVTDILRSTNV; this is encoded by the coding sequence TTGTTTCGTAAAGTGTTAATTGCTAATAGAGGAGAGATTGCTTGCAGAATTGTGCGGGCATGTGAGGAACTAGGTATTATCTCTGCAGCAGTTTATTCAGAAGCAGACCACCAGGCTGAGCATGTAAAAATGGCTGATGAAGCTTATCTTATCGGTCCTGCACCAGTTAAAGAAAGCTATCTTAATATTCATTCTATTCTGCAGGCAGCTAAAGATGCAGGGGCTGATGCAGTGCATCCCGGATATGGTCTATTATCAGAAAACGCTGATTTTGCAAAAAAATGTGAAAGAGAGGATATTACGTTTATAGGACCTTCTCCGGAAAGCATGGAATTAATGGGAGATAAAATATCGGCTAGAAAAGCAATGAAAAATGCAGAAATACCGATTATTCCAGGTATAAATCAAAGGGTGGAAAGCGTAGAGGCTGCTTTAAAAGACGCTGAACAAATAGGATATCCCGTCATGTTAAAGGCCTCTGCAGGCGGGGGCGGAATTGGTATGCAGAAAGTTAACAATGAAAAAGAATTAAGAAAAGCATTTGAAGGGAATAAAAAACGAGCCAGTGACTTTTTCGGAAATGGAACTCTTTATATTGAAAAAATTATTGAACATGCAAGACATGTTGAAATACAAATTCTCGCCGATCAGCATGGAAATGTGATTCATCTTGGAGAGCGAGATTGTTCGATACAGCGCCGTAATCAAAAAGTGCTAGAAGAAAGTCCATCTCCTTTTATAAACGCTGCCACTCGTCAAAAAATGGGAGAAGCAGCAATAAAAGCAGCAGAACATATCGGATACAGGAATGCAGGAACGATTGAATTTTTAGTGGACGATCAACAACAATTTTATTTCTTGGAAATGAACACAAGACTTCAAGTGGAGCACCCAGTTACGGAAGAAGTAACAAACGTTGATATAGTCCAGTGGCAGCTGCGCGTAGCTTCAGGAGAAATACTTCATATAACACAAGATAGTATTATACAAAATGGTCACGCATTAGAAGCAAGAATTTATGCTGAGGATCCAAGTAATTTTTTTCCTTCTCCTGGAAAAATTACAGCTTTAACTCTGCCAAGAGGAGAACATATACGTCACGAATGCGGGGTAAGGGAAGGGATCGTCGTCACTCCTCATTATGATCCGATGATTGCTAAAATTATTACTACTGGTAAAGACCGACACGAATCCATTAACCAAATGATCAGCGCTCTCAATAATTATCACGTTGAGGGGATAAAAACGAATATTCCAATGATATTAGAAGTACTTAACCATCAAGATTTTAAACAAGGACAGACAACAACGGCTTTTGTAACGGATATTCTTCGTTCTACAAATGTATAA
- a CDS encoding acyl-CoA carboxylase subunit beta yields MINEDFHQQLVNRIEKGGEEKYHEKNKEKGKYFVRDRLNLLLDDGLTYEDGKFANSQAEGLAADGVITGTGKINGQFVCFMANDSTIKAGSWGARTVEKIIRIQETAEKLSVPILYLVDSAGARITDQVEMFPGRRGAGRIFYNQVKLSGQIPQVCILFGPSAAGGAYIPAFCDTVIMVEGNASMYLGSPRMAEMVIGEKVSLEEMGGAKMHCSVSGCGDILAKDEAEAIEHARQYLSYFPANFENKTSLNTPEPAVPPEKPLKDIIPANQNAPYDMYQLISHITDADQFFEMKKEFAPEIITGFARLNGEAIGIIANQPKVKGGVLFHDSADKAARFITLCDAYHIPLLFLADIPGFMIGTSVEKAGIIRHGAKMIAAMSEATVPKISVIVRKAYGAGLYAMAGPAFEPDCCLALPSAQIAVMGPEAAVNAVYANKIAELSEKDRPDFIEEKRQEYKENIDIYRLASEMVIDGIVEPDDLRRELTERFEGYRRKYQVFSKRKHAVYPV; encoded by the coding sequence ATGATAAACGAAGATTTTCACCAACAATTAGTCAATCGCATCGAAAAAGGCGGGGAAGAAAAATATCATGAAAAAAATAAAGAAAAAGGCAAATACTTTGTCCGTGACCGTCTAAATTTATTGTTGGATGATGGATTAACTTATGAAGACGGAAAATTTGCAAACAGCCAAGCGGAAGGGCTTGCTGCAGATGGTGTTATTACTGGTACTGGAAAAATTAATGGGCAGTTCGTTTGTTTTATGGCAAACGATTCTACTATAAAAGCAGGATCTTGGGGGGCAAGAACTGTAGAAAAAATTATTAGGATACAGGAAACCGCAGAAAAGCTGAGTGTACCTATACTCTATTTGGTTGATTCTGCAGGAGCAAGGATCACCGATCAAGTAGAAATGTTCCCAGGTCGACGAGGAGCTGGACGGATTTTTTATAACCAGGTGAAGCTGTCTGGACAAATTCCACAGGTTTGTATACTTTTCGGTCCATCAGCTGCTGGTGGGGCTTATATTCCAGCTTTTTGTGACACAGTAATTATGGTTGAAGGAAATGCTTCTATGTACCTTGGTTCTCCTCGAATGGCTGAGATGGTTATTGGGGAAAAAGTCTCTTTAGAAGAAATGGGAGGAGCAAAAATGCATTGCTCTGTATCTGGATGCGGAGACATACTTGCTAAAGATGAAGCAGAAGCTATCGAACATGCTCGTCAATATTTATCTTATTTCCCAGCTAATTTTGAAAATAAGACATCGTTAAATACACCGGAACCAGCGGTCCCTCCTGAAAAACCCTTGAAAGATATTATTCCTGCGAATCAAAACGCTCCATATGATATGTATCAGCTTATTAGTCATATTACAGACGCAGATCAATTTTTTGAAATGAAAAAAGAGTTCGCACCAGAAATTATTACTGGATTTGCTCGTTTAAATGGAGAAGCCATCGGAATTATTGCCAATCAGCCGAAAGTCAAAGGAGGAGTATTATTCCATGACTCTGCAGACAAAGCTGCCCGGTTTATTACGCTATGTGATGCATACCATATTCCCTTATTATTTTTAGCTGATATACCAGGATTTATGATTGGAACGAGTGTAGAAAAAGCAGGTATTATTCGTCACGGAGCAAAAATGATCGCTGCAATGTCAGAAGCAACCGTTCCAAAAATATCTGTTATTGTTCGAAAAGCATATGGAGCAGGATTATACGCAATGGCAGGTCCAGCTTTTGAGCCTGATTGCTGCTTAGCACTGCCTAGTGCACAAATTGCAGTAATGGGTCCAGAAGCTGCTGTGAATGCAGTATATGCAAACAAAATTGCAGAACTGTCTGAAAAAGATAGACCAGATTTTATTGAAGAAAAGCGTCAGGAGTATAAAGAAAATATTGATATATATAGACTAGCTTCAGAAATGGTTATAGACGGCATTGTAGAACCAGATGATTTAAGACGGGAATTAACCGAGCGGTTTGAGGGCTATAGGAGAAAATATCAAGTATTTTCTAAAAGAAAACATGCAGTTTATCCTGTATAA
- a CDS encoding DUF5342 family protein: MIMHFQWYEKKNNWLRKEWAFSFYFKGSYYNGVYFKDGSIKWEGEQLPSNDKENITTQVHDLVLYHIFEDHTPPV; encoded by the coding sequence ATGATTATGCATTTTCAATGGTATGAAAAAAAGAATAACTGGCTGCGAAAAGAGTGGGCATTCTCCTTTTATTTTAAAGGATCATACTACAATGGCGTGTATTTTAAAGACGGGTCGATTAAATGGGAGGGAGAACAGCTTCCTTCTAATGACAAAGAAAATATAACAACTCAGGTTCATGATTTAGTTTTGTATCATATTTTTGAGGATCATACTCCGCCCGTATAA
- a CDS encoding dicarboxylate/amino acid:cation symporter, whose translation MKNPNLLTQILIAFIAAIILGVIAGPSVEVVQPLGDFFLRLIQFIIVPLILSTLIVGVAGTGNVRKLGRMGGKTIAYYLGTSAVAITIGLAIGLAFQPGAGVDIPTEAVGAEPAAEEQNVVDTLLNIIPLNPFEAMVEGEILQIIFFALFIGIAISLVGEKAQPVYRFFEGLAEVMYKITGIVILLAPIGVFGLIAPVVGEYGMSVLLPLLKVILGVFAACLLHIVITYSIVVKLGGKMSPLVFFKGIAPAGLFAFSSASSAGTLPLTMKNSQENLGVSQKTSSFVLPLGATINMDGTAIYQGVAVLFIAQFYGIELSIMQMLSVILIATLASIGTAGVPGAGLIMLTFVLTNIGLPLEGIALIAGIDRILDMFRTSVNVVGDAAGAVFVDRTEKHHESNEDKDLEYSMNV comes from the coding sequence GTGAAAAATCCGAATCTATTGACTCAGATCCTGATCGCTTTTATTGCTGCCATCATTTTAGGGGTAATTGCAGGGCCGAGTGTGGAAGTGGTCCAGCCCCTGGGTGACTTCTTCCTTCGTCTTATTCAATTCATCATAGTTCCTTTAATCCTGTCCACACTAATAGTTGGTGTAGCTGGTACCGGCAACGTCAGAAAACTGGGTCGTATGGGTGGGAAAACCATTGCATATTACTTAGGCACATCAGCTGTAGCCATTACTATCGGGCTTGCCATTGGCTTAGCTTTTCAACCCGGAGCCGGGGTAGATATACCTACCGAAGCGGTAGGAGCAGAGCCGGCAGCCGAGGAGCAGAATGTGGTAGATACACTGTTGAATATTATCCCGCTCAATCCGTTTGAAGCCATGGTGGAAGGCGAGATCCTGCAGATTATCTTTTTTGCCCTTTTTATTGGGATTGCCATTTCCCTGGTTGGGGAGAAAGCCCAACCGGTCTATCGCTTTTTTGAAGGTTTAGCCGAAGTGATGTATAAAATCACTGGGATCGTTATTCTGCTGGCGCCCATCGGGGTGTTTGGGCTGATTGCACCGGTAGTTGGTGAATACGGTATGTCTGTGCTTCTTCCACTGTTAAAGGTGATTTTGGGAGTATTTGCTGCTTGTTTGCTTCATATCGTTATTACCTATTCCATAGTGGTTAAATTAGGCGGTAAAATGAGTCCACTAGTTTTTTTCAAAGGAATCGCTCCTGCAGGCCTGTTTGCTTTCAGTTCGGCAAGTAGTGCAGGCACATTACCATTAACAATGAAGAATTCACAGGAAAATTTAGGCGTATCCCAGAAAACAAGCAGTTTTGTACTGCCGCTCGGAGCGACCATCAATATGGATGGAACAGCCATATATCAAGGGGTGGCCGTTCTATTTATTGCTCAGTTCTATGGCATTGAATTGAGCATCATGCAGATGTTGTCTGTTATTTTGATTGCTACGTTGGCCTCGATCGGAACGGCAGGGGTGCCGGGTGCCGGTTTAATCATGCTTACTTTCGTGCTGACCAATATCGGACTGCCTCTAGAAGGGATTGCTTTGATTGCCGGGATCGATCGTATTCTTGATATGTTCCGTACCTCCGTCAACGTTGTAGGTGATGCCGCCGGTGCCGTCTTTGTTGATCGTACTGAAAAGCACCATGAAAGTAATGAAGATAAGGACCTTGAATATAGCATGAATGTGTAA
- a CDS encoding alpha/beta-type small acid-soluble spore protein, producing the protein MANNNSGNTNQLVVPGVSQALDQMKFEIAQEFGVQLGADSTSRSNGSVGGEITKRLVQMAEQQMSGQQQ; encoded by the coding sequence ATGGCAAACAACAACAGCGGTAACACTAACCAATTAGTAGTACCTGGAGTTTCTCAAGCTCTTGATCAAATGAAATTCGAAATTGCTCAAGAATTTGGAGTGCAACTTGGTGCTGACTCTACTTCTCGTTCTAACGGTTCTGTAGGAGGAGAAATCACTAAACGTCTTGTTCAAATGGCTGAGCAGCAAATGAGTGGTCAGCAGCAATAA
- a CDS encoding AMP-binding protein, whose product MTGTLDISVGKLLEQTACLYGEKEAVVYPDRGLRYTYLEFEEICKKAAKGFINLGVEKGDHIAIWAANKPEWLISQFSTAKTGAILVTVNTNYMAQELEYLLQQSDASTLILQESFKGVSYTEILYDVIPELKNAEPGKLSSDKFPFLKNIIFLGDEQKPGMLTWKQLMDMSNGTSEETLKQRMLSLNPDDVINMQYTSGTTGFPKGVMLTHKNIVNNGLNIAECMELTEEDRLCIPVPFFHCFGCVLGTMACVTKAAAMVPVEEFGPLKVLKAVESEQCTALHGVPTMFIAEMNHPKFPEFNLRSLRTGIMAGSNCPVEVMKGVIEKMGADEITIAYGQTESSPVITQTRVDDSIERRVETVGKALPNVEVKIVNPNTKEELPRGEQGELCTRGYHVMKGYYKQKEATRNVLSEDGWLFTGDLAVMDEGGYCKITGRLKDMIIRGGENIYPREIEEFLYQHPKLLDVQIVGIPNDKYGEEVSAWVRLKEGEVCTADEIRSYCEGKISRHKIPAYITFVDEYPMTASGKIQKFKLRELAKSQFSIK is encoded by the coding sequence ATGACAGGGACATTGGATATTTCCGTTGGTAAACTGCTTGAACAAACAGCATGTTTATATGGTGAAAAAGAGGCGGTAGTCTATCCGGATCGCGGACTTCGTTACACTTACTTAGAATTTGAAGAAATTTGCAAAAAAGCAGCAAAGGGATTCATCAATCTTGGAGTGGAGAAAGGAGATCATATAGCTATTTGGGCTGCTAATAAGCCAGAATGGTTAATATCTCAGTTTTCCACCGCCAAAACAGGTGCCATATTAGTAACGGTCAACACAAATTATATGGCACAAGAGCTGGAATATTTACTTCAACAGTCGGATGCTTCCACCTTAATTTTACAAGAATCATTTAAAGGTGTTTCTTATACAGAAATTCTTTATGATGTCATCCCTGAACTAAAGAATGCAGAGCCTGGCAAGCTATCTAGCGATAAGTTTCCTTTTTTAAAAAACATTATATTTTTAGGTGATGAACAAAAACCTGGCATGCTTACATGGAAACAATTAATGGATATGTCAAACGGCACAAGTGAAGAAACTTTAAAGCAGCGAATGTTGTCTTTAAACCCTGATGATGTAATAAATATGCAATACACCTCAGGAACGACCGGATTTCCTAAAGGAGTAATGCTTACACACAAAAATATTGTAAATAACGGCCTAAATATTGCAGAATGTATGGAGCTTACAGAAGAAGATCGTCTTTGTATTCCAGTTCCGTTTTTTCATTGTTTTGGCTGTGTTCTTGGAACAATGGCATGCGTAACGAAAGCGGCAGCTATGGTTCCAGTAGAAGAGTTTGGACCTTTGAAAGTGTTAAAAGCGGTGGAGAGTGAACAATGCACTGCGCTTCATGGAGTCCCAACAATGTTTATTGCTGAAATGAACCACCCGAAGTTTCCAGAATTCAACCTCCGTTCCCTCAGAACAGGAATAATGGCAGGCTCAAATTGTCCGGTAGAGGTAATGAAAGGTGTCATCGAAAAAATGGGGGCAGACGAAATAACGATAGCATATGGTCAAACTGAATCTTCCCCCGTTATCACTCAGACAAGAGTAGATGATTCGATTGAACGAAGAGTGGAAACAGTTGGAAAAGCTCTTCCTAATGTCGAAGTCAAAATCGTAAATCCTAACACGAAAGAAGAACTTCCACGCGGGGAACAAGGTGAGCTTTGCACGAGAGGCTATCACGTGATGAAAGGCTATTACAAACAAAAAGAGGCTACGAGAAATGTTTTATCGGAAGATGGCTGGTTATTTACAGGGGACCTGGCCGTGATGGATGAAGGCGGATACTGTAAAATTACAGGCCGTTTAAAAGATATGATTATTAGAGGCGGAGAAAACATATATCCACGAGAAATAGAAGAGTTTTTATATCAACATCCAAAACTTCTTGATGTGCAAATAGTCGGTATACCGAATGATAAATATGGAGAAGAGGTCTCTGCATGGGTTCGATTAAAAGAAGGAGAAGTATGTACTGCTGACGAAATACGTTCGTACTGCGAAGGGAAAATTTCACGTCATAAAATCCCTGCCTACATTACTTTTGTGGATGAGTATCCTATGACTGCTTCGGGAAAGATCCAAAAATTTAAACTCCGTGAATTAGCGAAAAGCCAATTTTCTATTAAATGA
- a CDS encoding DUF445 domain-containing protein — protein sequence MDGLWLIIIMITVGAVIGGLTNSLAIKMLFRPYKPIYVGKWRVPFTPGLIPKRRGEMAEQMGKMVVNHLLTPEGIQKKIIEKSFRVKMTKWITDEITKSLYSSAALTDFFQETWNVNDIRNTIQEKTEYFIKEKLDRFIMENKHKEIKELLPKGVIEKGDELVPFLARKVTKKGVEYFKGEEGRKQLYVLLEKFLQGKGSMLNFLGSMFGNDKIIEKLQPEIVRFFEDPASEVFIRDLIEKEWLKIQRNPFSTAAYLIDTDKSAKKTADLLNKELPLFNYLDSPLYEWAPSFEEKITKQWIPGVIEQVQGFLADRLSNLFEQLELEDVVRERVDTFSVDRLETMILSISRREFKMITYLGALLGGLVGLFQGVFVILFL from the coding sequence ATGGACGGATTATGGCTGATTATAATAATGATCACGGTTGGAGCTGTTATAGGCGGATTGACAAACTCGTTAGCTATAAAAATGTTGTTTAGACCGTATAAGCCAATTTACGTGGGGAAATGGAGAGTTCCTTTTACGCCTGGGCTTATTCCAAAACGAAGAGGAGAAATGGCAGAACAAATGGGGAAGATGGTGGTCAATCATTTATTGACACCAGAGGGAATTCAGAAAAAAATAATAGAAAAGTCTTTTCGCGTGAAGATGACAAAATGGATAACAGACGAAATCACTAAATCGCTTTATAGTTCTGCAGCTCTGACTGATTTTTTTCAAGAAACCTGGAATGTAAATGACATTAGAAACACGATCCAAGAGAAAACCGAATATTTTATAAAAGAAAAATTAGATCGTTTTATAATGGAAAATAAACATAAAGAAATAAAAGAACTTCTTCCTAAAGGTGTAATCGAAAAAGGAGATGAATTAGTTCCTTTTCTTGCTCGAAAAGTTACAAAAAAAGGAGTGGAATATTTTAAAGGGGAAGAAGGACGAAAACAGCTTTATGTTCTTTTGGAGAAATTTCTCCAGGGAAAAGGCTCAATGTTGAATTTTTTAGGTTCTATGTTTGGTAATGATAAAATAATTGAAAAACTTCAGCCGGAGATTGTTCGTTTTTTTGAAGATCCAGCCTCAGAAGTATTCATTAGGGATTTAATTGAAAAGGAATGGTTAAAAATACAACGGAACCCCTTTTCTACAGCAGCTTATCTGATTGATACGGATAAATCAGCCAAGAAGACGGCTGATTTATTAAACAAAGAGTTACCTCTTTTCAATTATTTAGATAGTCCTTTATATGAATGGGCACCATCCTTTGAAGAAAAAATAACAAAACAATGGATACCTGGGGTTATCGAACAAGTACAAGGTTTTTTAGCGGACAGACTGAGTAACTTGTTTGAACAATTGGAGTTAGAAGATGTTGTGAGAGAAAGAGTAGACACATTTTCGGTAGATCGGCTAGAAACAATGATACTCTCTATTTCAAGACGTGAATTTAAAATGATAACTTACCTTGGTGCTCTTCTAGGTGGATTAGTTGGACTGTTTCAAGGCGTATTTGTTATCCTTTTTCTTTAA
- a CDS encoding hydroxymethylglutaryl-CoA lyase has protein sequence MSWPINVTIKEVGPRDGLQNEKKLIPTKVKTDWINQLSQSGLRHIEITSFVHPKWVPALADAKDVVKSIQRKEGVVYTALVPNQKGLEAAIETNVDEIAVFMSATETHNKKNVNKSIDETLPVLRQTAEEAVKANIPVRAYVSTAFFCPYEGRTNSENVRRISESLLEIGAYELSIGDTVGTASPMQVEDTLNHLLKGIPANKLAMHFHDTRGTALSNTLKALEMGIQTFDSSCGGLGGCPYAPGASGNTATEDLLYMLHQMGIKTGVSEEKMVENAMFMENHIGKPLPSKALQAHKGKKAILAKNGENR, from the coding sequence ATGAGTTGGCCAATAAATGTAACGATAAAAGAAGTAGGACCTCGTGATGGTCTTCAGAATGAAAAAAAATTAATCCCGACTAAAGTAAAAACGGACTGGATTAATCAATTATCACAGAGTGGATTACGCCATATTGAAATTACGTCTTTTGTCCACCCAAAGTGGGTTCCTGCTTTGGCGGATGCAAAAGACGTTGTCAAATCGATTCAGCGAAAAGAAGGAGTAGTCTATACCGCATTAGTTCCAAATCAAAAAGGGCTTGAAGCTGCAATAGAGACTAACGTTGATGAAATTGCAGTTTTTATGTCCGCTACAGAAACCCACAACAAAAAGAATGTAAACAAAAGTATAGATGAAACACTGCCGGTTTTACGACAAACAGCAGAAGAAGCAGTCAAAGCAAATATACCCGTTCGAGCCTATGTATCTACAGCATTTTTTTGTCCTTATGAAGGACGAACCAATTCTGAAAATGTACGAAGAATAAGTGAATCACTTTTAGAAATAGGGGCATATGAGTTATCGATTGGAGATACAGTTGGTACGGCTTCTCCTATGCAAGTAGAAGACACGTTGAACCATTTATTAAAAGGCATTCCTGCAAATAAATTAGCTATGCATTTTCATGATACGAGGGGAACCGCCCTTTCTAATACACTAAAAGCACTTGAAATGGGGATACAGACTTTTGACAGCTCTTGTGGAGGATTGGGAGGCTGTCCATACGCACCAGGTGCTTCTGGAAATACAGCAACGGAAGATCTTCTTTATATGCTTCACCAAATGGGCATCAAAACAGGTGTTTCAGAAGAAAAAATGGTCGAAAACGCTATGTTTATGGAAAATCATATTGGAAAGCCTTTACCAAGTAAAGCGCTGCAAGCACATAAAGGAAAAAAAGCAATTCTAGCTAAGAATGGAGAGAACAGATGA
- a CDS encoding enoyl-CoA hydratase codes for MTRYIRVDKPHEGITVITLNRPSTANALSISLLNKLQETLKDLAYDASCRVLIIRGEGEKVFCAGADLKERANMNQIEVRKTVSFIKESINRIENFPKPVIAAMNGSALGGGLELALACDLRIASADGKYGLPETSLAIIPGGGGTQLLPRLIGKAKAKELIYTARKISGKEAVELGIAEYAAESGHVFNKAVELALEIRRNGPVAVSAAKTAINGGIDSELTTGLVIEEKSYEATISTEDRLEGLRAFKEKREPVYYGK; via the coding sequence ATGACCCGATACATTCGCGTTGATAAGCCGCATGAAGGAATAACGGTAATAACTTTGAATAGACCATCCACAGCAAATGCTCTATCAATATCCCTTTTAAATAAATTGCAAGAGACTTTAAAAGATCTCGCTTATGATGCTTCCTGCCGCGTTTTAATTATTCGTGGAGAAGGAGAAAAAGTATTTTGCGCTGGAGCAGATCTAAAAGAAAGAGCTAATATGAATCAGATCGAAGTTCGAAAAACTGTCTCTTTCATCAAGGAATCCATAAATCGAATTGAAAATTTTCCAAAACCGGTCATTGCTGCAATGAATGGAAGCGCTCTTGGCGGCGGACTTGAATTAGCTCTCGCATGTGATTTGCGTATTGCAAGTGCCGACGGAAAATACGGACTGCCAGAAACTTCTCTAGCTATTATCCCTGGAGGAGGCGGAACTCAGCTTTTACCTCGGCTTATTGGAAAGGCAAAAGCGAAAGAATTAATATATACAGCCCGGAAAATTTCTGGAAAAGAAGCAGTTGAATTAGGAATCGCGGAGTATGCAGCAGAAAGTGGTCACGTATTTAATAAAGCAGTGGAGCTGGCATTAGAAATAAGAAGAAATGGGCCTGTTGCTGTATCAGCTGCGAAAACAGCCATTAATGGCGGGATTGATTCAGAATTAACGACGGGTCTTGTAATTGAAGAAAAATCCTATGAAGCCACGATAAGTACAGAAGACAGATTAGAAGGGCTAAGGGCTTTCAAAGAAAAACGTGAGCCAGTATATTACGGTAAATAG
- a CDS encoding acetyl-CoA carboxylase biotin carboxyl carrier protein subunit, translating into MNVITASMAGNLWKLLVSSGEEVKEGQEVAILESMKMEIPITAKANGKIKTVLKEEGEFVNEGDELFELE; encoded by the coding sequence ATGAATGTCATAACAGCTTCAATGGCCGGTAACTTATGGAAATTATTAGTAAGTTCCGGTGAAGAAGTAAAGGAAGGCCAGGAAGTAGCCATTTTAGAATCCATGAAAATGGAGATACCGATTACAGCAAAAGCAAACGGCAAAATAAAAACAGTGTTAAAAGAAGAAGGGGAGTTTGTGAATGAAGGGGATGAATTGTTTGAATTAGAGTAG
- a CDS encoding acyl-CoA dehydrogenase family protein codes for MNFELTSEQRMTRDMVREFAEQEIAPKAQEVDKEARFPEETFKKMGELGLLGIPFPEKYGGSGGDTIAYALAVEEVGKACGSTGLSYAAAVSLGASPLYYFGTEQQKQDYLVPLASGKALGSFGLTEPNAGSDAGGTRTKAELIGKEYVINGEKCWITNAQYAKTVIVTAVTAKNDQGKNIISAFIVPANTEGFTITSPYEKMGVRGSNTSELVLEDVKVPKDNLLGDPAKGFNQFLYTLDGGRISIAALAVGIARGAFEKALAYAKERKQFGQTISSFQGIQFKLADMAMEIEIAQNVVLKAAWLKDQGKPFKKEASYAKLFASEMATRTCNQALQIHGGYGYMREYEIERMLRDTKLMEIGEGTSEIQRMVIARELGC; via the coding sequence ATGAATTTTGAATTAACAAGTGAGCAGCGCATGACGAGGGATATGGTACGAGAGTTTGCAGAACAGGAGATTGCTCCTAAAGCACAAGAAGTCGATAAAGAAGCAAGATTTCCTGAAGAAACGTTTAAAAAAATGGGGGAGCTAGGGCTTTTAGGGATCCCCTTTCCAGAAAAATATGGTGGTTCCGGCGGGGACACGATAGCTTATGCGCTTGCTGTAGAAGAAGTGGGTAAAGCTTGTGGAAGTACAGGGCTGAGTTATGCTGCTGCTGTTTCATTAGGAGCGAGTCCTCTATATTATTTTGGAACGGAACAACAAAAACAAGATTATTTAGTGCCGCTTGCATCCGGCAAAGCTTTAGGTTCCTTTGGATTAACTGAGCCAAATGCCGGTTCTGATGCAGGAGGAACGAGAACAAAAGCAGAATTAATTGGTAAAGAGTACGTTATTAATGGAGAAAAATGCTGGATTACAAATGCTCAATATGCAAAAACGGTAATTGTCACAGCGGTGACTGCTAAAAATGATCAGGGAAAAAATATTATCTCAGCTTTTATTGTGCCCGCTAATACAGAAGGATTTACGATTACCAGTCCTTATGAAAAGATGGGAGTTCGCGGATCTAATACTTCTGAGCTTGTACTTGAGGACGTAAAAGTACCAAAAGACAATTTGCTTGGGGATCCAGCAAAGGGTTTCAATCAATTTCTTTATACCCTTGATGGAGGAAGAATCTCTATTGCAGCGCTTGCAGTAGGAATCGCACGCGGAGCATTTGAGAAAGCACTTGCTTATGCAAAGGAACGTAAGCAATTTGGTCAAACTATTTCTTCTTTTCAAGGAATTCAATTTAAATTAGCAGATATGGCAATGGAAATAGAAATCGCTCAAAACGTGGTTTTAAAGGCAGCATGGTTAAAAGACCAAGGCAAACCTTTTAAAAAAGAGGCTTCATATGCAAAACTGTTTGCTTCAGAAATGGCTACCAGAACATGCAATCAAGCATTACAAATCCACGGGGGTTACGGATACATGCGAGAATATGAAATAGAAAGAATGCTGCGGGACACTAAACTGATGGAAATTGGGGAAGGAACTTCTGAAATACAGAGAATGGTTATTGCTCGGGAGCTTGGCTGCTAA